In Clarias gariepinus isolate MV-2021 ecotype Netherlands chromosome 1, CGAR_prim_01v2, whole genome shotgun sequence, one DNA window encodes the following:
- the kcnmb3 gene encoding calcium-activated potassium channel subunit beta-3, with protein sequence MDVLIKCSRTTALPREERRMHILGDILQHPNTLPESQSRRHHGGAGAGAGEKAKTQIPVCSVGEERALLLGFTMMAFSILMYFVVGIVVVKPCIHSDWGDATNCSLIQTEFLNESDERSTAYPCLKVLVNVTAVTSEKPLHLRYDEAAVNLSPECFYTPKNHQNKSDVVEEAQRIKEVLGKLRGQAIRCHLSEGRYPEDAILTKRHNLRIALQCLMWPSLMLFGGAMLVGLVMLTQYLAYMCNETIQEEDEGMGDGQSTLGQNKQYRFLPCRPWSPSLEGED encoded by the exons AGACATCCTTCAGCACCCAAACACATTGCCTGAGTCGCAGTCGAGAAGACACCATGGTGGTGCTGGTGCTGGTGCTGGTGAGAAGGCCAAAACACAGATTCCTGTCTGCAGCGTTGGAGAGGAGAGAGCACTGCTCCTGGGCTTCACCATGATGGCCTTCTCCATCCTCATGTACTTCGTGGTGGGGATCGTTGTGGTAAAGCCGTGTATCCACAG CGACTGGGGAGACGCCACCAACTGCTCCCTGATCCAGACTGAGTTTCTCAATGAGTCTGATGAACGAAGCACCGCTTATCCGTGTCTGAAGGTCTTGGTGAATGTCACAGCTGTGACTTCTGAAAAACCGTTGCATCTGCGCTACGATGAAGCCGCCGTGAACCTGAGCCCAGAG TGTTTCTACACCCCGAAAAACCACCAAAACAAATCCGACGTGGTAGAAGAAGCTCAAAGAATCAAAGAAGTCCTGGGTAAACTGCGAGGCCAGGCTATCAGGTGCCATCTAAGCGAAGGGCGCTACCCGGAGGACGCCATCCTGACGAAGCGACACAACCTGCGCATCGCGCTGCAGTGCCTGATGTGGCCGAGCCTCATGCTGTTTGGAGGAGCGATGCTGGTCGGTCTGGTCATGCTCACGCAATATCTTGCTTATATGTGTAATGAAACCATCCAAGAAGAAGACGAAGGAATGGGGGACGGGCAGAGCACTTTGGGGCAGAACAAACAGTACAGGTTTCTGCCCTGCAGGCCCTGGAGTCCCAGTTTAGAAGGAGAAGATTAA
- the kcnmb2 gene encoding LOW QUALITY PROTEIN: calcium-activated potassium channel subunit beta-2 (The sequence of the model RefSeq protein was modified relative to this genomic sequence to represent the inferred CDS: inserted 1 base in 1 codon; deleted 3 bases in 2 codons; substituted 1 base at 1 genomic stop codon) translates to MASRAFQRSLHXPSSGRPQHEPSGKNVLCLYIPKCQRDHAAIHAGMSNISEMAREQRHILRYYXPSDHQANFLLSRLYGSRAMSLFFFFFWPSCMLAVRATIILFVKPNSEGFWISDHQTE, encoded by the exons ATGG CCTCCAGAGCTTTCCAGAGGTCTCTACACTGACCGAGCTCAGGCAGACCTCAGCATGAACCCTCAGGAAAAAACGTTTTG TGCCTCTACATCCCG AAATGTCAGAGGGACCACGCTGCTATTCATGCTGGGATGTCGAACATCTCGGAGATGGCGCGGGAACAACGCCACATCCTGCGCTACT ATCCCTCTGATCACCAGGCCAATTTCCTCCTGAGCCGATTATATGGGAGCAGAGCCATgtccctcttcttt ttttttttctggccttCTTGCATGCTAGCGGTTAGAGCCACCATCATCTTGTTTGTCAAACCCA ACAGCGAAGGCTTCTGGATATCAGATCATCAAACCGAGTAG